The Bacteroidia bacterium DNA segment TTGTTTGTTTGGTAGTAATGGTTTCTTCTGTATATGTGTTCCATTCACCGCATGAAGGACATTTCCCTACCCATTTTGGTGATTCATTTCCGCAACTGCTGCAAAAAAACACACTCTTTGTCTTTGCCATATTGTTTGTCTCAATCCGTTTGTGCGGTCAAAAGTAGTGTATGTAAGTGGATTTGGTACATTCGTAAAAGAGAAAGTAAAGTAAAAATAGTTGTGAAAAGGGTTTGTTTAGTTGAGGAATATAGAGGTAAACAAACTTTTTCTTTAGATAAAGTCAGTATGATAAATCCAATAATTTTCTATTTTTGCGCCCTTACAAGAATAAAAAGATTAAAATCTAAGTAGCATGAAAAAAGCATTTTTCCTGATTTTGGTTGGAGCATTAATGTTTGCACAACCTTTAAAGACTTTCGCAGAAGAAACAAATACAACAACTGAGCAAACAGATTCTACGGATGAAACTACAGCTCAAACTGATTCTGCACAAGCACCAGAAACTGTAATTGAAAATGAAACTGTTCAACCTGAAGAAGAGAAGAGCGGAAATCAGTTCATTAAAGAGAAGTTTATAGAAGGAGACCCTTTCTATATGAGTTTGGTGTTGTTCTGTCTTATCTTCGGTATGGCAGTGGCAATTGAAAGAATTATTGTTCTTTTCCTTTCTTCTATCAATACCAAAAAATTTGTTGAAGAAATTGAAACTATCCTTATTAATCAAGGTGCAGAAGCAGCTAAAGAAAAATGCAGAAATACAAGAGGTCCTATTGCAAGTATCTTCTATCAAGGTGTGGATAGGATTGATGAAGGGATTGAGAATGTTGAGAAAGCAGTTGTTTCTTACGGCTCAGTAAAAGTAGGTGAGTTAGAAAGAGGTTTGACTTGGCTTGCTTTATTTATCGCACTTGCCCCCATGCTTGGTTTCTTGGGTACAGTTGTGGGTATGATTCTAGCATTTGATGATATCGAGAGAGAAGGGGATATGTCTCCTGCATTGGTAGCACGCGGTATTAAAGTTGCTTTGTTAACTACTGTTGCCGGTCTTATTGTTGCAATTATCTTACAGATTTTTTATAATATCATTATGTCTAAAATTGAGACAATCAGCAATGAAATGGAAGATGCGTCAATTTCATTAGTTGATATTCTTATCAAGAATAAACTTGCTAAATAAAATTGCACGTGATGAAAATAAATTTGATTAAAAATATCTTCATGGGCGCGGTAGTAGTACTAACATTAGTATTTATTATCATGCTTGCTTCTGAAGATAGTGATGTTGTTGCAAATACAAAAGAATCTGCTGCTGTGTCTTTTGGATTGACATTCGCTTATATCCTAAGTGGAATTTCCATTTTGACCGTAATCTTTATGGCTGGCAGAGGATTAATCAATAAACCAAAATCCAGTGTCTATATGGGTATCGGATTGGGAGTTTTATTGGTGTTATTTGCTATTTTTTATGCAATTGATCCGGGTGAAGTTACCAAAACATATATCAAAGCCGGTGTGGAGACCGCAAGCGGCTCTAAAACTATCGGTGGTGCATTAAAAGCTACTTATGCACTGGTAATTATCTCTGTCTTACTTTCAGTTGTGTTATCAGTAAAAGACGTTTTCAATAAGAAATAAATGAGTAAAAAAGAACTTCCGGAAATTAATGCTGCATCCATGGCAGACATGGCGTTCTTGTTGCTGGTATTCTTTCTGTTTACCACTACCATTGATTCTGATAAAGGGCTGCAGATTCTTTTGCCTCCTAAAGTTGAAAATGAACAAGCAGTTGCGCACCCCAAAAAGCGTAATGTGTTGAATGTATTAGTCAATGGAAGAGACCAATTGTTAGTTCGCGGAGAGGTTATAGAATTAAAGGACTTGACTGAATTGGTGAAAAGACATGTTGGAAACTTTGGTGCAGACCCTAATTTTAGTGAAAACCCCAAAAAGGCTATTATCTCAATCAAGAATGATAGAGGTACTTCCTATGAAATGTATATCAAAGTTCAAAATGAACTCAAGAGAGGATATAATGAACTGAGAAATGAAGAAGCAATGGCAGTATATGGACGCGCATACAGTGATTTGAATGAAGCACAACAAGAGTCTATTTCAAAGAAATTCCCTCAAAAGATTTCAGAAGCAGAACCCGAAAATGTGTTTGGTGAGGAGTAAACAATGCAGTGAGTTATAATGTAGATTAATTATGTCAAAATTTAGAAAAGACGATAGCAAAGGAACCCCAAAGATTAGCACAGCTTCATTGCCTGATATTGTTTTCATGCTCCTATTCTTCTTTATGACTGCAACTAAAATGAAGGATGCAGATTTAAAAGTTAAAATAGCTACCCCAACTGCAACAGAAGTTGTGAAATTAGAAGATAAAACACTTACCAGCTTTATTTACATTGGTGTTCCTAATCCACGCTTTGCCGAATTGTATGGAACTTCTCCTCGTATCCAATTGAATGATGCAATCATTAAGGATGTAAAAGAAATTCCTGCTTGGATTGAGATGAGGAGAACAATGCAACCTGAGTATAACAGAAGTAAAATTATTATCTCTCTAAAGGCTGATAGGGATGTGAAGATGGGAATTATTACGGATGTTAAACAACAACTCAGAGAAGCAAATGCACTCAAATTGAATTATTCTACCCACCAAGGTCATATTGATTATTCAGGTAGATAATTTTTAACAGATTATATCTTGAAAACCGCTTCATACTTGGAGCGGTTTTTTTTGCTTTTACATTAAGTTTTTTAGCCAACTTATATACCGAGCATTTTAATACCATCTTGTGCCTCAAAGAGCCAATTAATAGAAGTATTGAATACTCTTGGATCTGATATAGAGCATGAATAAAAAAAGGCTGTCCGTTTTGGACAGCCTTTTTGCAATAGACTGATTGTGTGAAATTTTAATTGATGATAGGGAGCGTAGAGTAGTCTCTTGCGTATTCCATCATTTGATCAAAGAAAGATTCAGGATATTCTAACTTGACATCAATAATTTTATCGCCTTGCATTACAGGAACAAGCTTAGGTTGGATAAATCCTTTGTACGGTTTTAGATTCAAGGTCGCATATCTTTCTAAAACTTCTTTGTGTAACTCTTGGTTGACTTTGACACCGTATGTTTCTACAAGGTTTTTACCTGCTACATAATCGCCCTCAGACTTAATGCGCTGAATTTCTCTCAAAAGTTGTCCGAATAATTCTCTGAGCTTGTTGTAGTCATTAATATGTACATAGGTTTTGCCATTGACTTTCACCATTTCAACCACATTGTCTGCTTTCCCTTTTTCATAACACCAATAGGCAACCAATGCTCTGTTTCTCATGTGTGCTTCTTCAATGTCATCACCCAATTTTAACCTTGTCAATTGTGTCATCAAGCCGTTCATCATATAGTTGTCATATTCGGCTTTGCCCACTTCAATACTTTCCATTACCCCGATTTCAACAAGTTTAGGATCTATGGCATAATACAAACCAACCAAATCTGCTCTGGCTTCTTCTAATGTTGAAGCGTAGTTTTTGAGCGTTTTGTCAGGAGTTGCAACTCCTTTGTTAATTTGACCTGATGCGTGTCCTATACATTCGTGCATATCGGTATGTAAGTCACTTGCAAGATTGCCCCATTTTTTCATCCTTGCCAATTTGGCTGTGTCATCTACAAACTCTTCTAAGAAGCCACTGCTTGCGCTGCTGCTGTTGTAAGCCGAAATGATATTTCCTAACGAAACGGATTTGGAGCCATAGTCCTTGCGCAACCAATCAGAGTTGGGCAGGTTGATACCAATAGGTGTGCTGGGTGCTGCATCTCCTGACTCAACAATAGTGGTAATTACTTTTGCACTGATTCCTTTTACTTCTTTTTTCTTGTGTTCGGGCATTAATGGAGAATTGTCCTCAAACCATTGTGCTTGGTCTGAAATTGCTTTGATTCTTTTTGTTGACTCAAAGTCTCTGAGGGAAAGAACTGACTCAAAACTTCCTTTTTTTCCGATTGCATCGCCATACACTTCTATAAAACCTGTTGTGAAGTCAATCACACTTTCTGTGTTTGCTGTCCACTGAATACTGTATTCATCCCAAAGTTTTAAGTCTCCGGTCTTGTAGTATTCAACCAATAGCTCTAATGCTTTTTTCTGATGTTCATTTTCGGAAAGTGGAATAGCTTTTTCAATCCAATAAATCATCTTGTCAATCGCTG contains these protein-coding regions:
- a CDS encoding MotA/TolQ/ExbB proton channel family protein translates to MKKAFFLILVGALMFAQPLKTFAEETNTTTEQTDSTDETTAQTDSAQAPETVIENETVQPEEEKSGNQFIKEKFIEGDPFYMSLVLFCLIFGMAVAIERIIVLFLSSINTKKFVEEIETILINQGAEAAKEKCRNTRGPIASIFYQGVDRIDEGIENVEKAVVSYGSVKVGELERGLTWLALFIALAPMLGFLGTVVGMILAFDDIEREGDMSPALVARGIKVALLTTVAGLIVAIILQIFYNIIMSKIETISNEMEDASISLVDILIKNKLAK
- a CDS encoding biopolymer transporter ExbD, producing MSKKELPEINAASMADMAFLLLVFFLFTTTIDSDKGLQILLPPKVENEQAVAHPKKRNVLNVLVNGRDQLLVRGEVIELKDLTELVKRHVGNFGADPNFSENPKKAIISIKNDRGTSYEMYIKVQNELKRGYNELRNEEAMAVYGRAYSDLNEAQQESISKKFPQKISEAEPENVFGEE
- a CDS encoding biopolymer transporter ExbD, with translation MSKFRKDDSKGTPKISTASLPDIVFMLLFFFMTATKMKDADLKVKIATPTATEVVKLEDKTLTSFIYIGVPNPRFAELYGTSPRIQLNDAIIKDVKEIPAWIEMRRTMQPEYNRSKIIISLKADRDVKMGIITDVKQQLREANALKLNYSTHQGHIDYSGR
- a CDS encoding dipeptidyl peptidase 3; translated protein: MKKTTKTGLLLLSGSLMGLGIMSGCSGNKTENKMEEKTEISTQDSTFKVNAESFADLQLLRYQVPGWENLTLQQKEFAYYLYQAALYGRDIIYDQRGKYNLLVRKTIEAIWASPNIEKSGKDWEDFRTYAGQVWFSNGIYHHYSNDKFAPAFSFEAFADMVKKVDAKTLPLQEGQSVDDLLSFLNQLMFDPSFLPKMVNLKENVDHVTESANNFYEGVTEKEVEQFYAKFPHTGKDPEWGLNSKTTKENGKIVEKVWKSGSMYGAAIDKMIYWIEKAIPLSENEHQKKALELLVEYYKTGDLKLWDEYSIQWTANTESVIDFTTGFIEVYGDAIGKKGSFESVLSLRDFESTKRIKAISDQAQWFEDNSPLMPEHKKKEVKGISAKVITTIVESGDAAPSTPIGINLPNSDWLRKDYGSKSVSLGNIISAYNSSSASSGFLEEFVDDTAKLARMKKWGNLASDLHTDMHECIGHASGQINKGVATPDKTLKNYASTLEEARADLVGLYYAIDPKLVEIGVMESIEVGKAEYDNYMMNGLMTQLTRLKLGDDIEEAHMRNRALVAYWCYEKGKADNVVEMVKVNGKTYVHINDYNKLRELFGQLLREIQRIKSEGDYVAGKNLVETYGVKVNQELHKEVLERYATLNLKPYKGFIQPKLVPVMQGDKIIDVKLEYPESFFDQMMEYARDYSTLPIIN